One segment of Geomonas ferrireducens DNA contains the following:
- the ilvA gene encoding threonine ammonia-lyase: protein MLDYELILDAAQRLKKRVRRTELIHAQHFSERLGFPLYFKCENLQRTGAFKIRGALNFMTAQPREALAGGVITASAGNHAQGVAFSADLLGVKAVVYMPESTPPQKVFATRDYGAEVVLEGKNFDEACAAALRQAEKTGALFVHPFNDPLVMAGQGTIALEILEDIPDVANVLVPIGGGGLIAGIARAIKETHPHVRVIGVESAAAPSMRHAVKAGEVVTIPIRASLADGIAVKTAGSDTFPVVKEYVDEIVLVDEEEIALAIVSLMERNKLMVEGAGAVGLAALLNGKVKKISGKTVALLSGGNIDVKTIAVVVERGLLAAGRYLKLKVELDDVPGALARLATEIAEARANISIITHDRRSESLPIGKTEVLVELETRGAEHIQEVIRHLGKCGYQIEVMR, encoded by the coding sequence ATGCTTGATTACGAATTGATCCTCGACGCGGCCCAGCGGCTCAAGAAAAGGGTGCGTCGCACGGAACTGATCCACGCCCAACACTTCAGCGAGCGGCTCGGCTTCCCCCTCTATTTCAAATGTGAGAACCTGCAGCGCACCGGCGCCTTCAAGATACGCGGCGCGCTCAACTTCATGACGGCACAGCCCCGCGAGGCTCTGGCCGGCGGCGTGATCACCGCCTCGGCGGGTAACCATGCCCAAGGTGTCGCCTTCTCCGCCGATCTGCTCGGCGTGAAGGCGGTGGTCTACATGCCGGAGAGCACGCCTCCACAAAAGGTATTCGCCACCCGCGACTACGGCGCGGAAGTCGTGCTGGAGGGGAAGAACTTCGACGAGGCGTGTGCCGCGGCGCTAAGGCAGGCGGAAAAGACCGGGGCCCTCTTCGTGCACCCCTTCAACGACCCGCTCGTAATGGCGGGCCAGGGGACCATAGCCCTCGAGATCCTCGAGGATATACCGGACGTGGCGAACGTGCTGGTACCGATCGGGGGGGGAGGTCTGATCGCTGGGATCGCCCGTGCCATAAAAGAGACGCATCCCCATGTCAGGGTGATCGGCGTGGAATCGGCCGCAGCCCCCTCGATGCGTCACGCCGTGAAGGCGGGCGAAGTCGTCACCATTCCGATCCGGGCGAGCCTTGCCGACGGCATCGCGGTGAAGACGGCGGGGAGCGATACTTTTCCCGTTGTGAAGGAGTACGTCGACGAGATCGTGCTGGTGGACGAGGAGGAGATCGCCCTTGCCATCGTCTCGCTCATGGAGCGGAACAAGCTGATGGTGGAGGGAGCCGGTGCGGTGGGCCTTGCGGCACTTCTGAACGGGAAGGTGAAGAAGATTTCCGGGAAGACGGTGGCGCTCCTCTCGGGGGGAAACATCGACGTGAAGACCATCGCGGTGGTGGTCGAGCGCGGTCTTCTGGCGGCGGGGCGCTACCTGAAGCTCAAGGTGGAACTGGACGACGTGCCGGGTGCACTGGCGCGGCTCGCCACCGAAATCGCAGAGGCGCGGGCCAACATCTCCATCATCACCCACGACCGGCGCTCAGAATCGTTGCCGATCGGGAAGACCGAGGTGCTGGTGGAGTTGGAAACGCGCGGTGCCGAGCACATCCAGGAGGTGATCCGTCACCTGGGCAAGTGCGGATACCAGATCGAGGTCATGAGGTAA
- a CDS encoding cation diffusion facilitator family transporter, whose product MHAHADTHLDQSITGRFKYAIVLTSLTLVAELVGGIWTNSLALLSDAAHVFLDLFALLLSLGAIKLASYPVSDTRTFGWHRTEVFASFINGSTVFIIAGIICYEAVGRFMHPEAVKSLEMLIIAAVGLVANLLSASALHSHSHDDLNVHSAFLHVIGDAAASVGVIVGGIIMYFTDWYLLDAIISMGIGFIIFWGSWRVMRESVHILLEGVPRGIDVNQVAVAIREVEGVEEVHHLNIWTICSHIIALSAHVVVPDTSLGEHGRIIEKIEEKLFQHFHISHTTLQLENTRCAEAQSMKQFRHRPRASAVAHAHAHPHQHPHGCCSGHHHDHTH is encoded by the coding sequence ATGCACGCCCACGCCGACACCCATCTCGACCAGAGCATCACCGGACGCTTCAAGTACGCCATAGTCCTCACCTCGCTGACCCTGGTGGCGGAACTGGTCGGAGGCATCTGGACCAACTCGCTCGCACTCCTATCCGACGCGGCGCACGTGTTCCTCGATCTCTTCGCCCTGCTCCTCTCCTTGGGGGCCATCAAGCTCGCCTCCTACCCGGTGAGCGACACCCGCACCTTCGGCTGGCACCGCACCGAGGTCTTCGCCTCCTTCATCAACGGCAGCACCGTCTTCATCATCGCCGGCATCATCTGCTACGAGGCGGTCGGCCGTTTCATGCATCCCGAAGCGGTGAAGAGCCTGGAGATGCTGATCATCGCCGCGGTAGGCCTGGTTGCGAACCTGCTCTCCGCCAGCGCCCTTCACTCGCATTCCCACGACGACCTCAACGTGCACAGCGCGTTTTTGCACGTGATCGGGGACGCGGCGGCCTCGGTCGGCGTCATCGTCGGCGGTATCATCATGTACTTCACCGACTGGTACCTTCTCGACGCGATCATCTCCATGGGCATCGGCTTCATCATCTTCTGGGGCTCGTGGCGCGTGATGCGGGAGTCGGTGCACATCCTGCTGGAAGGTGTGCCGCGCGGGATAGACGTGAACCAGGTGGCCGTTGCCATCCGGGAGGTTGAGGGGGTCGAAGAGGTGCATCACCTCAACATCTGGACCATCTGCTCCCACATCATCGCGCTCTCCGCACACGTGGTGGTGCCGGATACGTCCCTGGGGGAGCATGGCAGGATCATCGAGAAGATCGAGGAGAAGCTATTCCAGCACTTCCACATCTCCCACACCACGCTGCAACTGGAGAACACCCGCTGCGCCGAAGCGCAGAGCATGAAACAGTTCCGGCACCGGCCGCGCGCCTCCGCAGTGGCGCACGCCCATGCGCACCCGCACCAGCACCCACACGGCTGTTGTTCGGGGCACCATCACGACCATACACATTGA
- the trxB gene encoding thioredoxin-disulfide reductase, with translation MEPMHHRLIILGSGPAGYTAAIYAARANLNPVLITGLQAGGQLMTTTDVDNWPGDVDGVMGPDLMERMRQHAERFGTQFIFDHINKAQVMKPPFVLEGDSGVYTCDALIIATGASAKYLGLPTEHAFKGKGVSACATCDGFFYRGKPVAVIGGGSTAVEEALYLSNIASHVTVVHRRDKFRAEKILADRLIEKTKNGGNVTIEWNHQLEEVLGDASGVTGVRLRHKSGSDKVIDVHGCFIAIGHQPNTHLFEGQLDMDEGYIRTACGYEGNSTATSTPGVFAAGDVQDRNYKQAITSAGTGCMAALDADRYLEMLKA, from the coding sequence ATGGAACCGATGCACCATCGTCTCATCATCTTAGGATCAGGTCCCGCCGGCTACACAGCAGCGATCTACGCGGCACGTGCGAACCTGAACCCCGTCCTCATTACCGGGCTGCAGGCGGGGGGGCAGTTGATGACGACGACTGATGTGGACAACTGGCCGGGCGATGTTGATGGGGTCATGGGCCCCGATCTCATGGAGCGGATGCGCCAGCACGCCGAGCGCTTCGGCACCCAGTTCATCTTCGACCACATCAACAAGGCACAGGTGATGAAGCCTCCCTTCGTCCTCGAAGGGGACAGCGGCGTGTACACCTGCGACGCCCTGATCATCGCCACGGGCGCCTCGGCGAAATACCTGGGGCTTCCGACTGAACACGCCTTTAAAGGTAAGGGCGTTTCCGCCTGCGCCACCTGCGACGGCTTCTTCTATCGCGGCAAGCCGGTCGCCGTAATCGGCGGCGGCAGCACGGCCGTAGAGGAGGCACTCTACCTCTCCAACATCGCAAGCCACGTTACCGTGGTGCACAGAAGGGACAAGTTCCGCGCCGAAAAGATCCTCGCCGACCGGCTGATCGAGAAGACCAAGAACGGCGGCAACGTCACCATCGAGTGGAACCATCAGCTGGAAGAGGTGCTGGGGGACGCGTCCGGCGTGACCGGTGTGAGGCTGCGCCACAAGAGCGGTTCGGACAAGGTTATCGACGTGCATGGCTGCTTCATCGCCATCGGACACCAGCCGAACACCCATCTCTTCGAGGGGCAGCTCGACATGGACGAGGGTTACATCCGCACCGCCTGCGGTTACGAAGGTAACTCCACCGCGACCAGCACCCCCGGGGTCTTCGCCGCCGGCGACGTGCAGGACAGAAACTACAAGCAGGCGATCACCTCGGCCGGTACCGGCTGCATGGCCGCTCTCGACGCCGATCGCTACCTCGAAATGCTGAAAGCCTAA
- a CDS encoding YifB family Mg chelatase-like AAA ATPase, producing the protein MLAKVFSSALVGIDAILVDVEVDIAQGLPQLSTVGLPDGAVKESKDRVKAALKNSGYDFPNRKITVNLAPADVKKEGASFDLPISIGILAATGVIKEGLLKRYILLGELSLDGGVKPVRGCLSVAVAAREAGLAGIIIPAENVAEGGVVEGVDVIGVTELAEVVEFLNGNRDIAPYRADIDALFSQGGDPGDDFSEVRGQEHAKRALEVAAAGSHNLLMIGPPGSGKTMLARRIPSILPPMLFEEAIETTKVYSVMGLLERDHALISTRPFRSPHHTISDVGLIGGSNTPKPGEVSLSHNGVLFLDELPEFKQHVLEVLRQPMEDGRVTISRALSSVTYPSRIMLVAAMNPCPCGYLSDPVHQCSCTPLMIHRYRSRVSGPLLDRIDIHIEVPAVKYRDLADRGETESSAEIALRVSRSREVQKERFKGTRVRSNAQMTARMIRKFCEPDAAGNRMLEVVTDRLGLSARSYTRILKVARTIADLEGVENILEHHISEAIQYRSLDRKT; encoded by the coding sequence ATGCTTGCCAAGGTCTTTTCCAGCGCGCTTGTGGGTATAGATGCCATTCTCGTCGACGTCGAGGTGGACATCGCCCAGGGGCTTCCCCAACTCTCCACCGTCGGCCTACCCGACGGCGCGGTCAAGGAAAGCAAGGACCGCGTCAAGGCCGCCCTCAAAAACTCCGGCTACGATTTCCCCAACCGCAAGATCACCGTCAACCTCGCCCCCGCAGACGTCAAGAAGGAAGGGGCCTCCTTCGACCTCCCCATTTCCATCGGCATACTCGCAGCGACCGGCGTCATCAAGGAAGGGCTTTTAAAGCGCTACATCCTATTGGGTGAGCTGTCGCTGGACGGAGGAGTGAAACCGGTCCGGGGCTGTCTCTCCGTCGCCGTCGCCGCGCGCGAGGCGGGACTCGCGGGGATCATCATCCCGGCCGAGAACGTTGCCGAGGGAGGTGTCGTCGAGGGGGTCGACGTGATCGGCGTGACGGAGCTTGCCGAGGTGGTGGAATTTCTGAACGGCAACCGGGACATTGCCCCGTACCGCGCCGACATCGACGCTCTCTTCAGCCAGGGAGGGGATCCCGGTGACGACTTCAGCGAGGTGCGCGGTCAGGAGCACGCCAAGCGCGCCCTGGAGGTAGCCGCGGCCGGAAGCCATAATCTTTTGATGATAGGCCCGCCCGGTTCCGGCAAGACCATGCTGGCCCGGCGCATCCCCTCCATCCTCCCTCCCATGCTCTTCGAGGAGGCGATCGAGACGACCAAGGTCTACAGCGTGATGGGGCTTTTGGAGCGGGACCACGCGCTCATCTCGACCCGCCCCTTCCGCTCCCCGCACCACACCATCTCCGACGTCGGGCTGATCGGCGGCAGCAACACACCGAAGCCCGGCGAGGTGTCGCTTTCGCACAACGGGGTGCTCTTTCTGGACGAGCTCCCCGAGTTCAAGCAGCACGTCCTCGAGGTCTTGCGCCAGCCGATGGAGGACGGCCGCGTCACCATCTCCCGGGCGCTCTCCTCGGTTACCTATCCAAGCCGGATCATGCTCGTTGCCGCCATGAACCCGTGCCCCTGCGGCTACCTTTCCGATCCGGTGCACCAGTGTTCCTGCACCCCCCTCATGATCCATCGCTACCGTTCCAGGGTTTCCGGGCCTCTCCTCGACCGGATCGACATCCATATCGAGGTGCCCGCCGTCAAGTACCGAGACCTTGCCGACCGGGGCGAGACCGAGAGCTCGGCCGAGATCGCCCTGCGCGTGTCGAGGTCGAGGGAAGTCCAGAAGGAGCGCTTCAAGGGAACGCGCGTCAGGAGCAATGCACAGATGACCGCCAGAATGATCCGCAAGTTCTGCGAACCGGATGCAGCCGGAAACCGCATGCTGGAAGTGGTTACCGACCGCCTCGGTCTCAGCGCCAGGAGCTACACGAGGATCCTCAAGGTAGCAAGGACGATAGCCGATCTCGAGGGCGTAGAGAATATCCTGGAGCACCACATCTCCGAGGCGATCCAGTACCGCAGCCTGGACCGCAAGACCTGA